The following coding sequences are from one Apodemus sylvaticus chromosome X, mApoSyl1.1, whole genome shotgun sequence window:
- the Kcnd1 gene encoding potassium voltage-gated channel subfamily D member 1, whose amino-acid sequence MAAGVATWLPFARAAAVGWLPLAQQPLPPAPEVKASRGDEVLVVNVSGRRFETWKNTLDRYPDTLLGSSEKEFFYDAESGEYFFDRDPDMFRHVLNFYRTGRLHCPRQECIQAFDEELAFYGLVPELVGDCCLEEYRDRKKENAERLAEDEEAEQAGEGPALPAGSSLRQRLWRAFENPHTSTAALVFYYVTGFFIAVSVIANVVETIPCRGPARWPSKEQSCGDRFPTAFFCMDTACVLIFTGEYLLRLFAAPSRCRFLRSVMSLIDVVAILPYYIGLFVPKNDDVSGAFVTLRVFRVFRIFKFSRHSQGLRILGYTLKSCASELGFLLFSLTMAIIIFATVMFYAEKGTSKTNFTSIPAAFWYTIVTMTTLGYGDMVPSTIAGKIFGSICSLSGVLVIALPVPVIVSNFSRIYHQNQRADKRRAQQKVRLARIRLAKSGTTNAFLQYKQNGGLEDSGSGEGQMLCVRSRSAFEQQHHHLLHCLEKTTCHEFTDELTFSEALGAVSLGGRTSRSTSVSSQPMGPGNLFSSCCSRRVKRRAIRLANSTASVSRGSMQELDTLAGLRRSPAPQSRSSLNAKPHDSLDLNCDSRDFVAAIISIPTPPANTPDESQPSSPSGGGGGSGGTTNTTLRNSRLGTPCLLPETVKISSL is encoded by the exons ATGGCGGCAGGTGTGGCCACGTGGCTACCATTCGCAAGGGCCGCTGCAGTGGGCTGGTTACCCTTAGCCCAGCAGCCCCTGCCCCCTGCACCGGAGGTGAAGGCATCCCGAGGGGATGAGGTTCTGGTGGTGAATGTGAGTGGTCGGCGCTTCGAAACCTGGAAAAACACGCTGGATCGCTACCCAGACACATTGCTGGGCAGCTCAGAGAAGGAATTCTTCTATGATGCTGAATCTGGCGAGTACTTCTTTGATCGTGACCCAGACATGTTCCGGCACGTGCTGAACTTTTATCGCACCGGCCGGCTGCACTGCCCCAGGCAGGAGTGCATTCAGGCCTTTGATGAGGAGCTGGCCTTCTATGGCTTAGTCCCAGAGCTTGTTGGTGACTGCTGTCTTGAAGAGTACAGGGACCGCAAGAAGGAGAACGCAGAGCGCCTGGCGGAAGATGAGGAGGCTGAGCAGGCCGGGGAAGGGCCAGCCCTTCCAGCAGGCAGCTCCCTGCGACAACGACTCTGGAGAGCCTTTGAGAACCCGCACACGAGCACTGCAGCACTGGTTTTCTACTATGTGACTGGCTTCTTCATAGCCGTGTCAGTCATTGCCAACGTAGTAGAGACCATCCCATGCCGTGGTCCTGCACGGTGGCCCTCAAAAGAGCAGTCGTGTGGTGACCGCTTCCCCACGGCCTTTTTCTGTATGGACACTGCCTGTGTACTCATTTTCACCGGGGAATACCTTCTGCGGCTCTTTGCAGCGCCCAGCCGGTGCCGCTTCCTGCGAAGTGTAATGAGCCTCATCGATGTGGTGGCCATCTTGCCCTACTACATTGGGCTTTTCGTGCCCAAGAACGATGATGTCTCTGGTGCCTTTGTCACCCTACGTGTGTTCCGGGTCTTCCGAATCTTCAAGTTCTCCAGGCACTCCCAGGGCTTGAGGATTCTGGGCTACACCCTCAAGAGCTGTGCCTCGGAGCTaggctttctcctcttttccctcaCCATGGCCATCATCATCTTTGCCACTGTCATGTTCTACGCTGAGAAGGGCACCAGCAAGACTAACTTCACAAGCATCCCTGCTGCCTTCTGGTATACCATTGTCACCATGACCACACTTGG GTATGGAGACATGGTGCCTAGCACCATTGCAGGCAAAATTTTTGGGTCCATCTGCTCATTGAGCGGTGTCTTGGTCATCGCCTTGCCTGTGCCAGTCATTGTGTCCAACTTCAGCCGCATCTACCACCAGAACCAGCGTGCTGACAAGCGCCGTGCACAGCAG AAAGTACGCCTGGCAAGAATCCGGTTGGCAAAGAGTGGTACCACCAACGCCTTCCTGCAGTATAAGCAAAATGGAGGCCTCGAG GACAGTGGCAGTGGGGAGGGACAGATGCTGTGTGTTAGGAGCCGCTCTGCTTTTGAACAGCAGCATCACCATCTGCTGCATTGTCTGGAGAAGACTACG TGTCATGAGTTCACAGACGAGCTAACCTTCAGTGAGGCCCTTGGAGCTGTCTCACTGGGTGGTCGCACCAGCCGCAGTACCTCAGTATCATCCCAGCCGATGGGGCCTGGGAACCTGTTCTCATCCTGCTGCTCTAGAAGGGTCAAGCGCAGAGCCATCCGCCTTGCCAACTCTACTGCCTCTGTCAGCCGTGGCAGCATGCAGGAGCTAGACACACTAGCAGGTCTACGGAGGAGCCCTGCCCCTCAGAG CCGCTCAAGCCTCAATGCCAAGCCACATGACAGCCTTGACCTGAACTGTGACAGCCGGGACTTCGTGGCAGCCATCATCAGTATCCCCACCCCTCCTGCCAACACGCCAGATGAGAGTCAACCTTCTTCccctagtggtggtggtggtggcagtggtggcacaaccaACACCACCCTCAGGAACTCCCGCTTGGGTACTCCATGCCTCCTCCCTGAGACTGTCAAGATCTCTTCCCTGTGA